A window of the Hordeum vulgare subsp. vulgare chromosome 5H, MorexV3_pseudomolecules_assembly, whole genome shotgun sequence genome harbors these coding sequences:
- the LOC123452814 gene encoding uncharacterized protein LOC123452814, which yields MAALRCYSSTAAIIVPRRKICARASMDGCSSSESRRASSSVSVTCKVHKVYEDKNMGILCYTDENGELVCEGLDEGPRLTRRDMEKLTREREPKSTAEDWRERALRFAGGVDWSGLQPAAGTAKETGSWLQA from the exons ATGGCTGCCTTGAGGTGCTACTCATCTACTGCTGCAATCATAGTCCCAAGGAGGAAGATCTGCGCAAGAGCTTCCATGGATGGCTGCTCCAGTTCCGAATCGAGGCGAGCTTCTAGTTCGGTCAGCGTCACCTGCAAGGTGCACAAG GTTTATGAAGACAAAAACATGGGCATCCTCTGTTACACCGACGAGAATGGTGAATTGGTGTGCGAGGGCTTGGATGAAGGCCCGAGACTAACGCGGCGAGATATGGAGAAATTGACCCGAGAGAG AGAACCGAAGAGCACGGCAGAAGATTGGCGGGAGAGAGCGCTGCGGTTCGCGGGTGGGGTCGACTGGAGCGGCCTCCAGCCTGCTGCTGGCACGGCAAAGGAGACTGGAAGCTGGCTTCAAGCTTAG
- the LOC123452813 gene encoding alanine aminotransferase 2-like isoform X1 — translation MSPASARALTVDSLNPKVLALSDHLGGAVARRAQRMQKELETNPGVYPFNEIIYCNLSNPHYLGQQPIKFFREVLALCDYPHLLNCSVTSSIFSSDAITRAREILDLIPGRAMGGYSHCQGTEGLRNAIAAGIATRDAFPCNAEDIFLTDGASAPVHMVMHLLIRDEKDGILCPIPSHFLYTSSMILCGATLVCITLVDRNVPYYLDESRDWDVSISDLKKQLDGARSQGINVRGLVVVNPGNPTGQVLVRENQCEIVEFCRNENLVLLADEVYQENVYTDEKKFISFKKIARSMGFGEGDVSLISFHSVSNGYYGECGRRGGYMEVTGFNSEVRKQVYKVASLSSCSNLAGQVLVSLVMNPPKVGDESYTSYREERDRIMLSLSRCAEAMVQAFNSLEGLTCSKAEGAMFVFPSVRLPKRAIASAEAMNTKPDVFYALRLLENTGIIVLPGSVFGQVPGTWHFRCTILQQEEKVQLIICRFKAFHEAFMEEFRD, via the exons ATGTCTCCCGCCTCCGCGCGCGCCCTCACCGTCGACTCCCTCAACCCAAAG GTGCTGGCGCTCTCGGATCACCTCGGGGGCGCCGTGGCCCGCCGCGCGCAG CGCATGCAGAAAGAGCTAGAAACAAATCCAGGTGTATACCCTTTCAATGAG ATAATCTATTGCAACCTTAGCAATCCACATTACCTCGGACAACAGCCAATTAAGTTCTTCCGTGAG GTTCTTGCCTTGTGTGATTACCCGCATCTTCTAAACTGCAGTGTAACTAGTTCCATATTCAG ttctgatgcaataaCAAGGGCAAGAGAGATATTAGACCTCATTCCTGGGAGAGCAATGGGAGGATACAGCCACTGTCAG GGTACTGAAGGGTTGCGAAATGCAATTGCTGCTGGAATAGCCACTCGTGATGCTTTCCCATGCAATGCGGAGGACATTTTCCTGACAGATGGAGCATCCGCGCCG GTTCATATGGTAATGCACCTATTGATACGAGATGAAAAAGACGGCATCCTTTGCCCAATTCCATCACACTTTCTGTACACAAGCTCAATGATCCTGTGTGGTGCTACTCTTGTATGTATCACGTTAGTAGATCGAAAT GTACCATATTACCTTGACGAATCACGAGATTGGGATGTGAGTATTTCGGACctcaagaagcagctggatggtgCCCGATCTCAGGGCATCAATGTTAGGGGACTTGTGGTTGTAAATCCAGGCAACCCTACTGGACAG GTTCTTGTGCGGGAAAACCAGTGTGAAATAGTGGAATTCTGCAGGAATGAAAACCTTGTTCTTCTAGCAGATGAG GTTTACCAAGAAAATGTTTACACAGATGAAAAGAAATTTATCTCTTTCAAGAAGATAGCACGGTCCATGGGTTTTGGTGAAGGAGATGTTTCCTTAATATCATTCCATTCAGTTTCTAATG GGTACTATGGAGAATGTGGGAGAAGAGGGGGTTACATGGAGGTCACTGGCTTCAATTCTGAAGTTCGGAAACAAGTATACAAAGTAGCATCCCTAAGCTCATGCTCCAACTTAGCCGGCCAGGTCCTCGTGAGCCTAGTCATGAACCCACCAAAG GTTGGAGATGAGTCATACACCTCTTACCGGGAAGAAAGAGATCGCATTATGTTATCATTATCCCGGTGTGCAGAG gccatggtgcaggcattCAACAGTCTGGAAGGCCTGACTTGCAGCAAGGCTGAAGGGGCAATGTTTGTATTCCCATCTGTTCGGCTGCCTAAAAGGGCAATTGCGTCTGCTGAGGCAATGAACACCAAACCAGATGTGTTCTACGCTCTCCGCCTTCTTGAAAACACTGGCATCATCGTCTTGCCTGGTTCTGTGTTCGGACAA GTACCTGGCACATGGCATTTCAGATGCACAATCCTGCAACAGGAGGAGAAGGTACAGCTGATCATCTGTCGCTTTAAGGCGTTCCATGAAGCTTTCATGGAAGAATTTCGCGATTAA
- the LOC123452813 gene encoding alanine aminotransferase 2-like isoform X2 — translation MSPASARALTVDSLNPKVLALSDHLGGAVARRAQRMQKELETNPGVYPFNEIIYCNLSNPHYLGQQPIKFFREVLALCDYPHLLNCSVTSSIFSSDAITRAREILDLIPGRAMGGYSHCQGTEGLRNAIAAGIATRDAFPCNAEDIFLTDGASAPVHMVMHLLIRDEKDGILCPIPSHFLYTSSMILCGATLVPYYLDESRDWDVSISDLKKQLDGARSQGINVRGLVVVNPGNPTGQVLVRENQCEIVEFCRNENLVLLADEVYQENVYTDEKKFISFKKIARSMGFGEGDVSLISFHSVSNGYYGECGRRGGYMEVTGFNSEVRKQVYKVASLSSCSNLAGQVLVSLVMNPPKVGDESYTSYREERDRIMLSLSRCAEAMVQAFNSLEGLTCSKAEGAMFVFPSVRLPKRAIASAEAMNTKPDVFYALRLLENTGIIVLPGSVFGQVPGTWHFRCTILQQEEKVQLIICRFKAFHEAFMEEFRD, via the exons ATGTCTCCCGCCTCCGCGCGCGCCCTCACCGTCGACTCCCTCAACCCAAAG GTGCTGGCGCTCTCGGATCACCTCGGGGGCGCCGTGGCCCGCCGCGCGCAG CGCATGCAGAAAGAGCTAGAAACAAATCCAGGTGTATACCCTTTCAATGAG ATAATCTATTGCAACCTTAGCAATCCACATTACCTCGGACAACAGCCAATTAAGTTCTTCCGTGAG GTTCTTGCCTTGTGTGATTACCCGCATCTTCTAAACTGCAGTGTAACTAGTTCCATATTCAG ttctgatgcaataaCAAGGGCAAGAGAGATATTAGACCTCATTCCTGGGAGAGCAATGGGAGGATACAGCCACTGTCAG GGTACTGAAGGGTTGCGAAATGCAATTGCTGCTGGAATAGCCACTCGTGATGCTTTCCCATGCAATGCGGAGGACATTTTCCTGACAGATGGAGCATCCGCGCCG GTTCATATGGTAATGCACCTATTGATACGAGATGAAAAAGACGGCATCCTTTGCCCAATTCCATCACACTTTCTGTACACAAGCTCAATGATCCTGTGTGGTGCTACTCTT GTACCATATTACCTTGACGAATCACGAGATTGGGATGTGAGTATTTCGGACctcaagaagcagctggatggtgCCCGATCTCAGGGCATCAATGTTAGGGGACTTGTGGTTGTAAATCCAGGCAACCCTACTGGACAG GTTCTTGTGCGGGAAAACCAGTGTGAAATAGTGGAATTCTGCAGGAATGAAAACCTTGTTCTTCTAGCAGATGAG GTTTACCAAGAAAATGTTTACACAGATGAAAAGAAATTTATCTCTTTCAAGAAGATAGCACGGTCCATGGGTTTTGGTGAAGGAGATGTTTCCTTAATATCATTCCATTCAGTTTCTAATG GGTACTATGGAGAATGTGGGAGAAGAGGGGGTTACATGGAGGTCACTGGCTTCAATTCTGAAGTTCGGAAACAAGTATACAAAGTAGCATCCCTAAGCTCATGCTCCAACTTAGCCGGCCAGGTCCTCGTGAGCCTAGTCATGAACCCACCAAAG GTTGGAGATGAGTCATACACCTCTTACCGGGAAGAAAGAGATCGCATTATGTTATCATTATCCCGGTGTGCAGAG gccatggtgcaggcattCAACAGTCTGGAAGGCCTGACTTGCAGCAAGGCTGAAGGGGCAATGTTTGTATTCCCATCTGTTCGGCTGCCTAAAAGGGCAATTGCGTCTGCTGAGGCAATGAACACCAAACCAGATGTGTTCTACGCTCTCCGCCTTCTTGAAAACACTGGCATCATCGTCTTGCCTGGTTCTGTGTTCGGACAA GTACCTGGCACATGGCATTTCAGATGCACAATCCTGCAACAGGAGGAGAAGGTACAGCTGATCATCTGTCGCTTTAAGGCGTTCCATGAAGCTTTCATGGAAGAATTTCGCGATTAA